The sequence CACGTAATAATCTTTTAACAACTGTCGCCTGGCAACTCGATGGCAGAACAACGTATGCTCTGGAAGGAAGTGTTTTTATTGCCGGAGCGGCCGTGCAGTGGTTACGCGACGGACTGAAACTCATTCAGTCTTCCGGGGATGTGGAAAAACTGGCTGCTGAAGTTCCTGACAATGGCGGAGTTTATTTTGTTCCAGCCCTGGCAGGATTGGGGGCACCTTATTGGGATCCGTATGCGCGGGGTACATTTGTTGGCATAACACGGGGTACAACGGCTTCGCATTTTGCCCGCGCAACTCTGGAAGCTATTGCCTATCAGAGCGCAGATGTTATGAAAGCCATGGAAGCTGACGCAGGAAAAGCTATTGCCGAGCTGCGGGTCGATGGAGGTGCTGTTGTCAACAACCTGCTGATGCAATTTCAGGCTGATGTCATGCAATGCCGCGTAATCCGGCCCGAAGTACTGGAAACCACAGCACTCGGTGCTGCCTACCTTGCCGGCCTGGCGGTGGGTTTCTGGAAAAATACCGGTGAGCTGGAGTATCAGTGGAAAAAAGACCGGCTCTTTCATCCTTCTCTTCCCCGCATTCAGGCCGACCAACTAATGAAACAATGGCACAGAGCTGTGGAGAGATCCCGGCAATGGATTGAAGCATAACCTTTTTATCAAATTCCTGTATATGAATCCTTATATTGCTGAAATTCTGGGAACCATGCTCCTTATCCTGATGGGTGACGGAGTGGTTGCAAATGTAATTTTAAAAGGTACCAAAGGAAACAACGGAGGATGGATAGTGATTACCACATCATGGGCTCTGGGTGTTTTTATCGGAGTTGTGGTGGCCGGTCCGTATAGCGGAGCACATCTTAATCCTGCCGTCAGTATTGGGTTGGCAATTACAGGGCAGTTTTCCTGGAGCCTCGTGCCGGGCTATGCATTTTCCCAGCTGGTCGGAGCTGCCCTCGGGGCATTCCTTGTGTATGTGTTTTACCGTGATCATTTTGCCGTTACTGATGATCCGGCTGGAAAACTTGCTATCTTTTGCACTACTCCGGCTATCAGAAATTACTGGTCCAATTTTCTCAGCGAAGTAATCGGTACGTTTGTGCTGGTTTTTGTTGTTCTATCATTTCAGGGTGCCCACCTGGAAAATGTTGAGGGCACGCAGGTCGGACTGGGTTCTCTAGGTGCTTTGCCGGTGGCTTTGCTGGTGTGGGTTATTGGACTTGCCCTGGGCGGAGCAACGGGATATGCCATCAACCCGGCCCGCGACCTGGCTCCGCGTGCAATGCATGCCCTTTTGCCCATTCCGGGAAAAGGAACCAGCGACTGGACCTATTCCTGGATTCCAATAGCAGGACCCTGTACGGGGGCCGCACTGGCTGCCTTGCTTTTCCTGCTTGTACGGTAAGAATATTATCTCAATTCTCATCAGAATCGTTTGTCACAATATTAAGTGTGGATTTCAACCATATTTTACGTTTCTATTCCTAAAGATACTGCATGATGCATAACCCTCCATGCATTAGTTCGTTCCGCTGCCTGTACGCCATTGGGACTGAAACGCTCTGTATTTAACTTCTTAGTTATCAGTTGATTGATAAATGTAATCCACCAGCTGATTAATAGACTTTTCAATAGGTGAAGGATTAGCTGCCGGAAAAATGCATCAACATTCCGGGAATTCGAAAATCCGTTCAATAAAACAATCGATTGCAGAAATAATGCATTAAATATTCTTTATACACAATATAAATTCTTATAAAGTATGATAGTTAATTGCTTTTTTATAAAATTTTTTTATCTGCAACCGATTGCAAATAAAAAATTTCTTTTTATATTTACCATATCAAAGAACTGAAGGCGATTGGATTCGATTAAGGCAGCGAGAAAGCAGTATATAGGCAAGGGGAGGGTGTGAGGATAAGCCGAAATGGTGATTATCCATTGACTACAGTTTGTTTTTTATGGGCAGAAACGTAATTTTTTCAGATATGATCATTTACTAACTAAACCAAATTAACCTCAAAATCAAAAATTCTATGAGAGTAAAAACCATGAAGCGCATTTTTTTCAGGGAGGACATGAAGAAAATGTTACTGGGCCTATGGCTCATAACCGTTTTGTCCGGTATGAGCATTTCGGTTTCCGGTTCGGATCCGGGACTGAAAGGTGGTCATTCCGGCAGGAACGGTTCCGAAGGGTCTTTGTCACCTGTTTACCAGCTTGTGGTTACCGGTACTGTTACCGATGAAAAGGGAGAGGCACTGGCCGGTGTGAATATTATCGAAAAGGGAACAACTAACGGGACCTCAACTGATGTAAACGGGAATTATTCCATCACTACCATCACCAAAGAACCAGTGTTGGTATATTCGTTCATCGGTTATGAAACACAGGAGATCATTGTGGGAAACAAAACGACAATTAATGTGGTCATGCGGGAGTCAGTGTCCGGGCTGGATGAAGTTGTAGTAATTGGGTATGGTACAGCCAGAAAGAGGGATGTAACCGGATCGGTTGTTTCACTCAGCGGCGATGTTATGCGGGATATTCCTTCGTCGAATATTTCCTATTCGCTGCAGGGGCGTGTGCCAGGCGTTGAGTTGTCGCAGGTATCCACAAAACCCGGGGCTTCCATGCAGATCCGCGTTCGTGGTACTCGGTCCTTAAATGCTAGTAACGATCCCCTGCTGGTTGTTGATGGGATTCCTTTTTCCGGATCCATCAGCGATCTCAACCTGAACGACATCAAAAGTGTTGACGTTCTGAAGGACGCTTCAGCAACGGCCATTTATGGCTCACGAGGGGCCAACGGGGTTATTCTGATTACAACCATCAAAGGACAGGACAGGCAGAAACCGCAGATTTCCTATTCCAGTTATGTTGGACAAAAGACAGTCTTTGCTCCCTACCCTATGATGAATGGGCCGGAGTTTGTTGCGCTGCGTAAGGCAGCTGGCAAATATACCAATGGAGTGGATGAGTCGGACGATGTGAATATTGACTGGCAGGATCTTTTTTACAGGAAAGCAATGACGACTAACCATAATCTGGCCATACTGGGTGGTACAGAAAAAGGAAACTATAATTTCAGTGTAGGATACATAAGGGATGAAGCTGTTATTCCAGGCCAGGACTTTAATCGGTTTTCGTTGCGGGGTGCCCTTGACCAGGGAATTGGAAAATTCTTCCGTTTCGGATTCGTTTCGAATAACAACTATTCAATCAGCAACGGTTACAACCTGGGACTATACAATGTCCTGAGCAGCAGCCCGATTGCCAATCCGTACAATGAAGACGGGAGTCTGAAACGCACTATCAAAATGCCATTGGACGAGAACTGGGTGCAAACCAGGAAAACAGTTGAAGCGCTTGGCGACAAATGGATAGATCAAACCAAAGCTTTTGGTACTTACAACAATCTTTTCGGAGAGTTTAAAGTCCCAGGCATTGAGGACTTGCGGTACCGTATCAATGTGGGAGCAAACCTTCGCATGAGTACTGGCGGTAGCTATACAGGCGAAGGGGTATTCAGCTACAACCCGACAAATCCTTCCGTTGCATCTGTGAGTAATTCACTTTCTACCAACTGGGTAGTTGAAAATCTGCTGACATATGATCATACTTTCGCCCTAAAACATAGACTGAATGTGGTAGGAATGTATTCGGCCGAAAAAACGCATTATCATAGTTCCTATATTTCGGCAAAAGATATTCCGGCCGATGCATTCCAGTTTTACAATATCGGCCGGGCCCAGGGCGAAATTACTGTTAACCCCGATAACCAGAACTATTATGAAACCGGACTGATATCCTGGATGGGGCGGGCAATGTATTCTTTTGATAACCGTTATATGATTACAGCCACCCTTCGTTCTGATGCTTCATCCCGACTGGCGCCCGGTCATAAATGGCATACCTATCCGGCTGTGTCACTTGGCTGGAATATGAAAAACGAACAGTTCCTGCGCAATGTGGCACTGATTGATTTGTTGAAACTTCGCGTAGGTTATGGACAAACCTCAAACCAGTCAGTCGATCCCTATTCCACTCTGGGTCGTTTGAGTACCAGGCCGTATAACTTTGGAAATACGTATTCAACAGGTTATTATGTTTCACAGTTGCCCAACTACAATCTGGGATGGGAATATTCACTCACCTATAATTTCGGCTTGGACTTCAGTCTTTTGAATAATCGTCTATCAGGTACCGTTGAGTACTACATTACCAATACAAAGGACATTTTACTGAGCGTAAACCTACCGGGTACTTCCGGGGTGGGAAGCTATATGGCGAATATTGGCGAGACGCAGAACAAGGGTATCGAATTTTCTCTTGATGGTGTGATATTGAATACCCCGGGTGGGTTAACATGGGAAGCAGGGGTTAATTTTTATGCCAACCGCAATAAGCTGGTTGCTTTGGCTTCGGGCCAGGAAAGAGATGAAGCAAACTGGTGGTTTGTCGGGTATCCGATTGACTGCGTATTCGATTATGAAAAAATCGGACTCTGGCAGGAAAGTGATCCTTATCGGGATATTTTGGAACCCGGAGGAAATGCTGGTATGATCAAGGTGAAATATACCGGCGATTACAATCCTGACGGAACTCCTACCCGGCAGATTGGACCTGCTGACAGGCAGATTATTAGCCTGGAACCTGATTTTCAGGGTGGATTCAATACCCGCGTTTCTTATAAAGGGTTCGATTTTACTGCCGTCGGAGTATTCAAGAGTGGAGGGACTCTGATCAGCACCCTCTATTCCGGAGCGGGATATCTGAACATGATGACTGGTCGCAGGAATAATGTCAAGGTCGATTATTGGACTCCGGAGCATACGAATGCCAAATATCCGAATCCGGCTGGTGTTTTGAGCGGTGATAATCCGAAATATGCAAGTACTCTTGAATATTTTGACGCTTCTTATCTTAAGATTCGTACACTGACCCTTGGTTATAACCTGGATCGTATCGGAGTGGTTAAGAATGCTGGGATTAACAGATTGCGCCTTTATGTGACGGTTCAAAATCCCCTGGTTATGTTCTCACCCTATTATAAGGAATCAGGCATGGATCCCGAAACCAACTCATACGCCAATGAAAATGCGGCGGTACCATATTCGTACAATTTGCGGCGTTTGCTGACTATTGGCACCAATACTCCTTCAACCCGCAATTATCTGATAGGTATTGATGTGTCATTTTAAAACCGGATAATAATGAAACGTATAAATATGAAAAATTTGTTAGGAACAACTCTGATGATGGTGTTCCTGTTCGCGTGCTCTGATATTCTTGAGGAACAGCCGCGTAGTATCTATGAACCAGGCTTCTTTAAAACTGAGAAAGGCGTTTTGGGCGGATTGACGGCCATGTACGCTCATCTGCGTTACATTTACGGGCAGGCTTATTATTACAATGCCTGCCAGACGGGCACGGATGAAGCGACGTGGGCTCAGAGTGCTGATGCCAACTTTAAGGATCATGATATGTCGGGAGTTGGGTCACTTACTCCCACCAGCAGCCGTTCGGATGTGTTATGGGGAACGGCATTCTCGAACATCAATACGGCAAGCGGGGTCATTGAAAATGCTTCTGCTGTGGGTACGATTTCCGAAGCTTTGGTTGCTGAAGCAAGATTTTTCCGTGCTTTCGATTATTTCCTTCTGGTGCAGACATTTGGCGGAGTTCCCCTTAACCTGGGTTCAGGAGAACTCAAATTCAACACTTCACCGGTAAGAACTTCCGTGCGGAATACTGTGCCAGAAGTTTATACAAAAGCCATATTCCCTGACCTGCTCAAAGCAGTGCAGGACCTGCCTGAAACCCCGCGTGTGACTGGTGCTGTTACCAAAACCGTTGCCCGTCTTTTCCTCGCAAAAGCTTATCTAACCTATGGCTGGTGGCTCGAAAACCCCAACAACATACCTACCTATCCTGAATGCCAGAGGGTTGATCCAGATGGACACAACGCACAGTGGTACTTCCAGCAAGCGTATAATGTTGCTGTAGAAGCAATTGACAATCCAGGCCCGTATGGGCTTCAGCCAACGTTCTATGATGTTAATCTTGCCCAGAATGACCGTAATAATGAGTGCCTGTTGTATGCAGATCATACCGAGAAAAGCGAATATTATAATGGAGGTAGTCTTACGTACGGCAGTGGAGCAGCTCCAGATAACTTTGCCGGCTGGATGATGACATGGAATTATACAACTATTAGAAGTGCTACTGCCACTGACTGGAGTACGGTGATTAGCTCCGTTCAAAGGGAAGCCGAGCAGCATCTTGGGCGCCCATGGACCCGTATGGCTCCTCCTATTGGCGTATTCAAAAATACCTTTGCTGATAAAGTAAATGATTCACGGTATGATGGTACTTTTACCACCGTTTATCGCGGTAACTGGCCCAAAGGAGGAGGAAATTATGTCAACATCCCCTTTGTGTACAATGCCAACAATATGGTAGTTTATCCGGGTGAACCCATCCTGACATTTCTTGATGACGATCCGGCGGAGACAATCGATTACTCGAATTCAGTTTACAAGAGCAACATAGGGGCAGGTGTGTTGCCAGGAAGATCGGATTTTGTGATTGCACCAAGCGGCATAAGCAGGATTTGCTACCCGGGCCTCTGGAAACTTGGACCTTATCGTACCGACAACGGTACCGGCCTGGGGCAGCCTAATGCGGGCAGCACACGTCCTTTCAATGTTGCCAAATTTTCCGAATTGTACTTTATAGCAGCTGAAGCTGCCGTGAAGGGAGCCACAACGCAGGCCGGGAAAACAGCTTATGATTTAATTAATGTTATCCGTGCACGTGCCGGAAAATGGCGCTGGTATAATAACGGAAATGTCGCAAAGGTGGAGGATCATAGCGCAGAAATGGTGGCAGCTACTCCTACAACCATAACAATCGATTATATTCTTCAGGAACGTTCCCGCGAATATTTTGGTGAAGGGTACCGCTGGTTTGATCTGGTCCGTACACAGAAATGGGCAACAGTAGCGGCTTCATACGAAATTTGTGGAACTGCCTGGGGAGACCATACTCCGGCAACCTATACACGCGACATCCAGCCATATCATTACCTGCGTCCTATTCCACAGGGCCAGATTGATGCCCTTGAAATGAGCGCTGATGAAAAAGCCGCCTACCAGAATCCCGGCTATTGATTCAGTGTCTGATTGACATTGAGGGAGTACAGAAGATACGTTTTTGACACTCTCTACAGATGCATATCAGCCGGTTGGAGCATAGCACCAACCGGCTGATATCGTTAAATAAAGATTCTGCGTCATCCTGTAGAATAACACATTGGCCAGCGTTATTTTCAATTATTTCCTGCTCTGAAGGGTAGTTTAATGTGTTTCGATGCGGCAACTTTCGGGAGGTCCCAGATAGCTTGGTTTCAAACCCCCAGCATCTATCAGAATTTTTTCCAGTACTACTCCGGGTTCTACCATCCAGATCTTTAGTGTGTGGTACCCGGGTTTGTTGATAAAATGAATCGAACTGCTATAGCGCGCATTTTTCATGACACAACTTTCCCAATCCCTGTTTCCGTTCCCTGCATTATATTTTTCAGGAACCAAGGTCTGAACCAACGGCGTTGCGTCATCAAAGGAAATTGCATAATGTAACCCCCTTCCCGGAAAGACGTTTAGTGATGGAGAAAATATACACGTAACTTTTACTGTATCAGAAGAAAATAAATAAGTACCGTAAGTAAGGCAGGGAGAGTTTTCCATCTTCACGGCAGGTGGAAGATCAGTTTCGGCCGTGGCCCGCATACCCGATAAGGTATGGCCATAATCTTCAATACGTTCCCATCGTCTTTCTTTGAAATCAGTTTTATATGCATAATGTTCGGCTTCTATGGAGATGTACTTGTCACCCTCAACAAAAAATGTTTTTGCACAGGAGGGTATTTCTGTATTACGTGCGTGAACTTGTATGGTTACTTTCTGGTATGGTCCGTTTATACAAACCGTTCCGGTGGAAATTCCTTCGGGTGCTTTGTTCCAGTCAATGCTCACCCATATCCTTTTGTCCTTTTCCACGATGGTTGCCGTATCGCTCAAGACAATCCACGGATCGGAGACATGGGCACTGAAAAAGAAAGATGTTTTTCCTCTGTTGAAAATATCGATGCTGTACCTCTGCCTGTTATAGGAATCAAACAGGGGAAGTACCGCTTCCGGTTCATGGTCGGGCCAGACCTTTTCTGTTCCCTCAATACTGATTCCCATGTTTGCCGTGTCAGAGGGTTTGGTATGAAGCAAGGTAATAGCCCGTAAACTGTTAAACGGAGGGTCCGCCCAACCAGTGTAACCCAAATGTGCCTGGTCCATGAAATGGTTCCATTTGCCTCCGGCAAAACTTCTGTTAAAATAACCCATTAGTGCAGTATCAGCCTCAAAAAGCCTGCAGGTTTCTGATGCCATATCGTTGGCGCTGGTTCTTCCCTGTCGTGCATAAAGATTGTTTTTTCCAGCATCAATATATAGTTCGTTAACAAGGGAGGATGCCTGTATGGGGAACATCACAAGTTCATAAAAAGCATCCCTTGCCTCCACAGGCAACTGGTGGTAAATTTTCTCTGCTTTTTCTTCAAGGATTTTGTATTCTTCGACTACCCGGTCTGCCTCATGATAATTCACCAGGCTGTATGTTATGGGCGACAGAAGCTCGGGTTTTCTTCTGCCGTTGTATTTGGTATACAGTGCGATAAGCTCAGCAATATCTTTATCGAACTGTTCGCCAAATTGTTTTCGGCACCACCACTCTGTATAGCTACGGAGATTTTCTCCGTTAAATTCTTCTGTATTCCATGCCATCCTGAGGAAGAATTCCGTGGGGAACTCGTATCCTTTAAAATGGCCGACGTTAACAATCCAAATACGATCGGCTCCATATTGTTTAGCCAGAGCCAACTGGTCCCAGATCCTGGGAATGGGATTGGTATTGATCCACTGATAACTGCGGGGGCCCCCATGATAGTCAAAATGGTAATATATTCCGGCTCCGCCACTTCTCTTACGTTCTTCGGCCGTAGGAAGTCGACGCAGGTTTCCCCAGTTGTCGTCGGACCAGAGGAGGGTAACATCATCAGGAACCCGAAGTCCCTGATCGTAATATTCCTGTACTTCCTTATACAAACACCATAGCTGGGGCACCTTGGTTATATCCTGCTGCATTTCTTCAAAGATGATTTGTCGTTGCCTGGAAATGATTTTTTCAAGGAACGGAATATTCACCGAAGGACCGCCGGGCATCATTTCCGTATCGTCTGCACCACGCAGTCCGATGGTAATTATACTTTCATAGTTTTTGTTCCGTCGAATGCCCTCCCTCCAGAATTCTTCAAGAACGTCGGGATGTTGTGCATAGTTCCACCGGCCAAGTGTCTTGAGATACCTTCGGTCCCACTCTTTTTGTGCTCTTAACATAGGTTCCTGGTGGGTGGTACCCATAACTATACCATATTCATCAGCCAATTTGGGATTTTCAGGATCGTCTTCGTTGAAAGCGTTATTCCACATGGCCGGCCAAAGATAATTGCCTTTAAGACGAAGCAACAGTTCAAAAATCCGACTGTAAAATGCGTGACCATAATTTGCCACACCAGGGGGTACAGGAGGATCATTTCTTGCTTCTGCTGTTCCAAATTTTTCCCTTACCCAGTTCGTGAGAGCCGGATATTCATCATTGAGAAAAATTCCGCGGTACTTTACCGAGGGCTCTCCTTCCTGGTATCTTATCGGTCTGATATAAAGAGAAGATTTATGTTGAACGGGAACATCAGCCCACCAGTACCAGGGTGAAACCCCTATCTGTTCCGAAAGTTCATAAATGCCATAAATGGTTCCGCGTTTGTCGCTTCCTGCTATGACCAATGCCTGTTTGACACCGGGAAAAGGATTTCGGATGGTTTGGATAACGAATGCTTCCCATTTTCCGCGTATATCGTGGACGTCAATTTTGTCTTCATCGGATAACTTTTTAATTATTGGGCTTTTGTCGATGGTTCCGGCAAGGATGATGAACTTTGAGGAGGGTAACCTGTCTTCGTACATGGAGGGAAGGATACTGGTAACTTTTCTGATGTCATCCTGCAGGTCTTTAAAGGCCCTAATGACACCTGGATAATCTTCCGAGCTGACCATCATTGCTGCCGTTCTCTTTTTTTCGGCTAGAGGGAACCAGCCTTTTGCATTTTTTTCGGAAACAAGATCTTCTTTAGGGTGGTAGGTTTTTGCATCTAAAAGCAATGTCTTGCCGGCTAACAGCAAAATGATTAGATAACGGATCATATTACAGCTGAGATTATTTTTCAAAATACCTTTTCGCATAGGAAAGAAAAACAGGCCAGCCAGGAGCCGGGGTGTGTCCCTGGTCATGCTGATAAAAAGCAATGTCGCCACTGGTAAGAGCAGTCATGACTGGAGGAAATTCCGAGGTTTCAAGACCTTTTTTCCCCATAAGTTCATATACAGGTCCGGCCGCTACGGCTGCCATGAACATACCCTTGGGATCCACCCAGCGTTCGCCCAGGGAGCCACATCCAATAAATACGGGACGTGGAGCGCATAGTGCTATCAATTCATGCGAGTCAACCGGCAAATCATTCCAGGTTAATGGACCTGCGTATCGAATGAAATTCCCTGCCAACCAATGGTATTCTCCTGGATTGGCAAGATTTTCAACAATTTCTCCTATATTGCGCCGGTGAAGCTTTGCGCCTCCTTCTCCCGAAGAGCTGCAATACACTATGGCAAATCTTTGGTCATAAGCCATCGCAACAAGAGCGGCTTTCCCGTAACGGGAATGACCGGCAATTCCAACCTTTTGGGCATCCACATCCGGGTCGGATCCGAAATAATCAAGTAAACGACTGGCTCCCCAGGCCCATGCACGTAATGCTCCCCAGTCATCAGGTTTTCGGAACTGGCTTTTATTGGTAAGTCCTATGATGCCCTGCGTAAGCCCTGCTCCATGATCTGCCTGAATGGAAACTGGATCCAGAACAGCATAACCCCACCCTTTGGCCAATATTTTTCCGGGCCAGTCTGGAATATATTGTCTCATTTTTTCGTTTTGCCTCATTATGTTAATCCTTTCAGGAGAAAGTATGAATCCGAATTCAAGCATTACCGGTACCGGTTTTTTTAAAGCTTTTGGGATATACAATTCGGCTTTTATCTGAACCTGAATAGCAGGGTATGCAGAGTTGTCAACCGTGCCCACTAAACTCTTTTTGATTGAAGGAATACCATTTAGTGTATCATGGATTGTACCAGTAATTGTCCAATGGACCGAAGGCACATTTTCAGGAATGCGCCCGTATATTTCCCTGTCAAAATCTTCCAGAATTTCTGGTCTCCTTTTTTGCTGCCACATTTCAGGAGTAACAACCCTTTCCCCGTTCTTCATAATCAACGGATCAGGAAGCAATGGATACGGATTCGCTTTGCTTTCATCGTAGTTGGCTGCGTTCGGAGCTGAGGGATTGTTTCCGTCAGCTCCTGGTCGTACATTGTTGATTTGCAATTCGTGCAGCATATACTGATAATCCATCTCAGTCAGCCGCCTCAGGCTATCCATCGTTTCTTTGTCAAATTGGGCAAATGAAATATGATAAATACCTGCAAAGAGAATGGAGATAAATATTCTTTTCATTTTTTTCAATTTTGAATTCATTATCAGTACTTTTTGCTTGTCCGGAAAGGAGAAGCAGGAAGTCTGTCTTTACTGGCCAGGTTGGCACCTTCTGGATTATCAGCCCAGGCATACCTTACGGCAACAGGATGTGGCACTTGATCATTCCATACAATGACCCTGTTATGCCGGATGACAGCCTGCGCCCAGATATAGTTGTGGTCAGAACCACATATGGCAAACTGCCTTAGCGGAAGGCCGTTTTTTGTTGTCAGCCCTCCATAAGTGTTCTTAAATTTTATAATTACGTATTTGTCTCTAATTCTGTATGTGGAAAATAATGGACCGGAACTGGTTAATTTTCCTTCTCCGTAAGCAACTGAGCCTGCCACCAGGGCCAGTCTTTTTCCCACATCTTTCTTGTTGAGGGGGTGTATGTCATTCCATTCTCCAATATCGATGGTAATGGCCATCCCTGTGCAGGGAAGTTCAAGTGCTTCTGCCTGGGCCTCCCTCAGTTCAGCCCATCGGCTTTCTCCGGGAGTTGTTTTTGGTTCCATAAAATTGGGAAGCTGGACAAACAGAAACGGAAAATCCCCCTGTCCCCACTTCTTTCTCCAGTCGGTAATCATGTTTTTGAACAGAAGGCTGTATTCCGATGGGTTATTCGCATTACTTTCTCCCTGGTACCAAACAACTCCTTTGATGGCATATCGGATGAAAGGAGCAATCATTCCGTTATACAAGCCGGTCGGCTTATAGTGAAAGAAGGTCTGATCGGGGAGGGGTGGCATTGCTATACCGATCATATAATGCCATTCTCCTTTCAGGTCAAAGGTGTCATTTTCTGCAATCAGCTGGTAGGGTTTGTCTTTAATAAAGCCTCCCCTGCCTCTGAAATTGATAACCCGGATAACGATTGTGTTTTCACCTGGTTTCAGAATATTTCCGGGTACATTGTACCGGCGGGGAGGATACTGGTAAGATGTGGTTCCTATGAAGACACCGTTAATATAGACCGAGTCGCAATCTACGATTCTGCCCAGGAGCAGAGATGCTGGTTTATGGACAAAGTTTTCGGGTAAAACAATAGTTTTCCGGAACCATACTACTCCGTTGATTTGTGCCGGTTCTTTCTCTTCCCAGAAAGAAGGAATCGTCATAACAGGCCATTGGGAATCATCAAATGAGGGATCATACCAGGGAGGGCTATGAAGCAAGCCCTTGTCGGATGCCTTGATGGTATTGTACCATTCCCGGGCCTGTTTCTTTTCCTTTTCCATGATGCGACTGATGTATTCAGGGTCTTTGCATTGATCTGCCTCTTCGAGGTACACGGGAAAATTCTTCAGAGCATCCCTGCTCATCCAGGCCTGTATGGGTGTGCCTCCTACACTTGCATTAATAATTCCAATAGGCACATGGTATTTCTCATACAGATTCTTCGCAAAGAAATAGGCCGTAGCGCTGAACCGGAGTATTGTGCCTGGGTTGACAGGAACCCATGTTCCGTTTGGGACATCTGTCTGTGGGCCTGAAAAGACAGCATTGGTATTTATGAGGAATTGCCTGATAAAATTATTTTCTGCGTGGGCAACTTCCTCAGGGTAAGCATAACGGACTCTTTCCATTGGCAGTACCATATTCGACTGGCCGGAACAAATCCATACGTCGCCCAGAAGGATATTTTTGATTTCCACTGTGTCCGAAGCCATAATCGTCATGGAGTA is a genomic window of Bacteroidales bacterium containing:
- a CDS encoding sialate O-acetylesterase encodes the protein MKKFWILLFLNLITLSVTGKIRLPRLVSNGMVLQRNSEIKIWGWADPGEKITVAFLGKDYSTKADAVGDWSVDIMPASAGGPYSMTIMASDTVEIKNILLGDVWICSGQSNMVLPMERVRYAYPEEVAHAENNFIRQFLINTNAVFSGPQTDVPNGTWVPVNPGTILRFSATAYFFAKNLYEKYHVPIGIINASVGGTPIQAWMSRDALKNFPVYLEEADQCKDPEYISRIMEKEKKQAREWYNTIKASDKGLLHSPPWYDPSFDDSQWPVMTIPSFWEEKEPAQINGVVWFRKTIVLPENFVHKPASLLLGRIVDCDSVYINGVFIGTTSYQYPPRRYNVPGNILKPGENTIVIRVINFRGRGGFIKDKPYQLIAENDTFDLKGEWHYMIGIAMPPLPDQTFFHYKPTGLYNGMIAPFIRYAIKGVVWYQGESNANNPSEYSLLFKNMITDWRKKWGQGDFPFLFVQLPNFMEPKTTPGESRWAELREAQAEALELPCTGMAITIDIGEWNDIHPLNKKDVGKRLALVAGSVAYGEGKLTSSGPLFSTYRIRDKYVIIKFKNTYGGLTTKNGLPLRQFAICGSDHNYIWAQAVIRHNRVIVWNDQVPHPVAVRYAWADNPEGANLASKDRLPASPFRTSKKY
- a CDS encoding acetylxylan esterase translates to MKKMKRIFISILFAGIYHISFAQFDKETMDSLRRLTEMDYQYMLHELQINNVRPGADGNNPSAPNAANYDESKANPYPLLPDPLIMKNGERVVTPEMWQQKRRPEILEDFDREIYGRIPENVPSVHWTITGTIHDTLNGIPSIKKSLVGTVDNSAYPAIQVQIKAELYIPKALKKPVPVMLEFGFILSPERINIMRQNEKMRQYIPDWPGKILAKGWGYAVLDPVSIQADHGAGLTQGIIGLTNKSQFRKPDDWGALRAWAWGASRLLDYFGSDPDVDAQKVGIAGHSRYGKAALVAMAYDQRFAIVYCSSSGEGGAKLHRRNIGEIVENLANPGEYHWLAGNFIRYAGPLTWNDLPVDSHELIALCAPRPVFIGCGSLGERWVDPKGMFMAAVAAGPVYELMGKKGLETSEFPPVMTALTSGDIAFYQHDQGHTPAPGWPVFLSYAKRYFEK
- a CDS encoding glycosyl hydrolase, encoding MIRYLIILLLAGKTLLLDAKTYHPKEDLVSEKNAKGWFPLAEKKRTAAMMVSSEDYPGVIRAFKDLQDDIRKVTSILPSMYEDRLPSSKFIILAGTIDKSPIIKKLSDEDKIDVHDIRGKWEAFVIQTIRNPFPGVKQALVIAGSDKRGTIYGIYELSEQIGVSPWYWWADVPVQHKSSLYIRPIRYQEGEPSVKYRGIFLNDEYPALTNWVREKFGTAEARNDPPVPPGVANYGHAFYSRIFELLLRLKGNYLWPAMWNNAFNEDDPENPKLADEYGIVMGTTHQEPMLRAQKEWDRRYLKTLGRWNYAQHPDVLEEFWREGIRRNKNYESIITIGLRGADDTEMMPGGPSVNIPFLEKIISRQRQIIFEEMQQDITKVPQLWCLYKEVQEYYDQGLRVPDDVTLLWSDDNWGNLRRLPTAEERKRSGGAGIYYHFDYHGGPRSYQWINTNPIPRIWDQLALAKQYGADRIWIVNVGHFKGYEFPTEFFLRMAWNTEEFNGENLRSYTEWWCRKQFGEQFDKDIAELIALYTKYNGRRKPELLSPITYSLVNYHEADRVVEEYKILEEKAEKIYHQLPVEARDAFYELVMFPIQASSLVNELYIDAGKNNLYARQGRTSANDMASETCRLFEADTALMGYFNRSFAGGKWNHFMDQAHLGYTGWADPPFNSLRAITLLHTKPSDTANMGISIEGTEKVWPDHEPEAVLPLFDSYNRQRYSIDIFNRGKTSFFFSAHVSDPWIVLSDTATIVEKDKRIWVSIDWNKAPEGISTGTVCINGPYQKVTIQVHARNTEIPSCAKTFFVEGDKYISIEAEHYAYKTDFKERRWERIEDYGHTLSGMRATAETDLPPAVKMENSPCLTYGTYLFSSDTVKVTCIFSPSLNVFPGRGLHYAISFDDATPLVQTLVPEKYNAGNGNRDWESCVMKNARYSSSIHFINKPGYHTLKIWMVEPGVVLEKILIDAGGLKPSYLGPPESCRIETH